The following nucleotide sequence is from uncultured Roseateles sp..
GCTCAGGCCCTCGAACTCGGGTGAGACGATGGTGGCAAAGAAATGCCGGCCATCCCCCTCGACCTGCAGGGTGTCGCAGGCAAGGCCTTGGGAGATGTAGTGCTGAACTTCAGCTGCGGTGGGATCGGCCATAGTGCCTCGATTCTAGTTCTTGAGGTCAGCTACGGATCTTGTAGCCCGACCGCAGCAGCTGCAGCGCTATGCCAGCAACGATCACAAAGCTGATGCCGA
It contains:
- a CDS encoding BolA family protein, producing MADPTAAEVQHYISQGLACDTLQVEGDGRHFFATIVSPEFEGLSRIKRHQRVYTALGDRMREQIHALSMKTLTPAEWAAAPATQQN